From a region of the Desulfobulbaceae bacterium DB1 genome:
- a CDS encoding single-stranded DNA-binding protein, with protein sequence MVSEPDSRDDIAQLLSIIPPQIKQEIEKRGSSIDLIEIILDLGRPPEIRYPDRMDIFSHSPVTMEDINYIISRVGRFSDDNRAGIQRTLHRISAIRNRMGTIIGITCRVGRALIGTVDFLRDVIESGKSILLLGRPGVGKTTLLRESARVMADDLGKRVIIVDTSNEIGGDGDIPHPGIGRARRMQVPSSARQHAVMIEAVENHMPEVIVIDEIGTEAEAAAARTIAERGVQLIATAHGNTLDNLLQNPTLADLVGGVQAVTLSDEEARRRSTRKTVLERKAPSTFDVLVEIQERHKLAVHHELATVVDSLLRGRPVQPELRIRDSHGKVEIVPAENPAMPLPGQNKKARKKTVRIFTYGVSRERLERLIEKFALSATVVSDPNQADLLLTIKSQEKRQPRRLRELRSQGIPLHCLKSNTVMQLENFLHSFFELGTKSNVRDFALTETEEAINTVMTAGQPAELTPQPANIRALQHQLAQRSGLMTESKGKGAFRRVVIYP encoded by the coding sequence ATGGTATCCGAGCCAGACAGCCGGGACGATATTGCCCAGCTGCTGTCCATCATTCCGCCGCAGATCAAGCAGGAAATAGAAAAGCGCGGGAGCAGCATTGATCTGATCGAAATTATCCTCGATCTCGGCCGTCCGCCGGAGATACGTTATCCGGATCGAATGGATATTTTTTCGCACTCACCTGTGACAATGGAGGACATCAATTATATCATCAGCCGGGTGGGCAGATTCAGCGACGATAACCGGGCCGGCATCCAACGCACCCTGCACCGGATTTCCGCCATCCGCAACCGGATGGGAACCATCATCGGCATCACCTGCCGGGTCGGGCGGGCACTGATCGGCACCGTGGATTTTCTCAGGGATGTGATTGAAAGCGGCAAATCGATTCTGTTGCTCGGCAGGCCCGGCGTCGGCAAAACCACCCTGCTCAGGGAATCAGCCCGTGTCATGGCCGATGATCTCGGCAAACGGGTAATCATCGTTGACACATCAAACGAGATCGGCGGCGACGGCGACATTCCGCACCCCGGTATCGGCCGGGCCAGGCGAATGCAGGTTCCTTCTTCCGCCCGCCAGCATGCCGTTATGATCGAGGCAGTGGAAAACCACATGCCGGAGGTGATCGTCATCGATGAAATCGGTACCGAAGCCGAGGCAGCGGCCGCCCGCACCATCGCGGAGCGAGGGGTGCAGCTCATTGCCACGGCTCACGGCAACACCCTTGATAATCTGCTGCAGAATCCCACCCTGGCGGATCTGGTGGGTGGCGTCCAGGCCGTCACCCTCTCCGACGAAGAGGCCAGAAGAAGGAGTACCAGAAAAACGGTGTTGGAACGCAAGGCGCCCTCCACCTTTGATGTCCTGGTGGAAATCCAGGAACGGCACAAACTGGCCGTCCATCATGAACTGGCAACGGTGGTTGACAGTCTGCTCAGAGGCCGTCCTGTCCAGCCGGAATTACGGATTCGCGACAGCCATGGGAAAGTGGAGATTGTTCCAGCCGAAAATCCTGCCATGCCTCTGCCCGGTCAAAATAAAAAAGCGAGAAAAAAGACTGTCCGCATTTTCACTTACGGCGTCAGCCGCGAACGGCTGGAACGGCTGATTGAAAAATTTGCCCTTTCCGCCACCGTTGTCAGCGACCCCAACCAGGCCGACCTGCTGCTCACCATAAAATCCCAGGAAAAACGACAGCCGCGCCGACTGCGGGAACTCCGATCCCAGGGCATTCCCCTCCACTGCCTGAAAAGCAACACCGTTATGCAACTTGAGAATTTTCTTCACTCATTTTTTGAACTGGGCACCAAAAGCAACGTGCGGGATTTTGCCCTGACCGAAACGGAAGAGGCCATAAACACGGTGATGACCGCCGGCCAGCCCGCGGAACTGACCCCGCAACCGGCAAACATCCGTGCCCTGCAACACCAGCTGGCCCAGCGCAGCGGCCTGATGACCGAAAGCAAGGGCAAAGGGGCCTTCCGCCGGGTGGTCATCTACCCATAA
- a CDS encoding nitroreductase produces the protein MDIMAAIRDRRSIRRFTDGGVSPEQVRQLLDAVRWAPSWGNSQCWEVIAVRNADVKQRLRELLSPKNPAGPAMTQAPVVFVMAAQMKKSGWYKGQIVTKFNEWFMFDLGLATQNLCLAAHGLGLGSVIAGAFDHERAREILAMPEEYEVVTMIPVGYPDQAPSAPKRREGDDFAHFDRFGGK, from the coding sequence ATGGACATAATGGCTGCGATCCGCGATCGGCGCAGCATCCGCAGATTCACCGATGGCGGTGTCTCCCCTGAACAGGTGCGGCAACTGCTCGATGCGGTTCGCTGGGCTCCGTCATGGGGCAACAGCCAGTGCTGGGAAGTCATTGCCGTCAGAAACGCCGATGTCAAGCAACGGTTGCGGGAGCTCCTCAGTCCCAAGAACCCGGCCGGACCGGCAATGACTCAGGCTCCCGTCGTTTTTGTCATGGCCGCGCAAATGAAGAAGTCCGGCTGGTACAAGGGGCAGATTGTCACCAAATTCAATGAATGGTTCATGTTTGATCTCGGCCTCGCCACCCAGAACCTGTGCCTGGCCGCCCATGGCCTCGGACTCGGTTCGGTGATTGCCGGTGCTTTTGATCACGAACGGGCAAGAGAAATTCTTGCAATGCCGGAAGAGTACGAGGTGGTGACCATGATTCCGGTCGGTTATCCGGATCAGGCGCCGTCAGCGCCGAAAAGGCGAGAGGGAGACGATTTCGCCCACTTCGATCGGTTCGGCGGCAAATAA
- a CDS encoding delta-aminolevulinic acid dehydratase: MIFPDYRPRRFRRNPQLRSLIRETRLSPEQFIYPLFVMPGKGVRQEISSMPGVFRMSVDQLGKEAKEILGLGLNHVILFGLPEAKDPVGSGAHAKDGIIQRAIKELKNKAPELMITTDVCLCEYTSHGHCGVILNKQVDNDATLEILGKVALSHAKAGADIVAPSDMMDGRVAEIRGTLDENNFEMVPIMSYAVKYASAFYGPFRDAAECAPQEGDRQGYQMDPANSREALREATLDVDEGADILMVKPAVAYLDIISKLRDEFDLPIAAYHVSGEYAMIKAAGERGWIDPQRVMAETLLSIHRAGADIIITYGAKEMAKVLQG; this comes from the coding sequence ATGATTTTTCCTGATTATCGTCCCCGCAGATTTCGGCGGAATCCCCAGCTGCGCTCCCTGATCCGGGAAACGCGCCTGTCTCCCGAGCAGTTTATCTATCCGCTTTTTGTCATGCCCGGCAAGGGTGTGCGGCAAGAGATTTCTTCCATGCCCGGTGTTTTCCGCATGTCGGTTGACCAGCTCGGCAAGGAGGCCAAGGAGATTCTGGGCCTGGGGTTGAATCACGTCATTCTGTTTGGTCTTCCCGAGGCCAAGGATCCGGTTGGATCCGGCGCCCATGCCAAGGACGGCATCATCCAGCGTGCCATCAAGGAGCTGAAAAACAAGGCTCCGGAACTGATGATCACCACCGACGTCTGCCTCTGTGAGTATACCAGCCACGGCCATTGCGGCGTCATTTTAAACAAACAGGTGGATAACGATGCGACCCTGGAGATTCTCGGCAAGGTTGCTCTTTCCCACGCCAAGGCCGGGGCCGATATCGTCGCCCCGTCCGATATGATGGACGGTCGGGTGGCGGAAATCCGCGGCACGCTTGATGAAAATAACTTCGAAATGGTGCCCATCATGTCCTACGCGGTCAAATACGCCTCCGCTTTTTACGGGCCGTTCCGTGATGCCGCCGAATGCGCTCCCCAGGAGGGTGACCGCCAGGGATATCAGATGGACCCGGCAAATTCTCGGGAGGCGCTGCGCGAGGCAACCCTTGATGTTGACGAGGGGGCGGATATCCTCATGGTGAAACCGGCAGTGGCTTATCTCGATATCATCAGCAAACTGCGCGACGAATTCGATCTGCCGATTGCCGCCTATCATGTCAGCGGCGAATATGCCATGATCAAGGCGGCGGGAGAACGCGGCTGGATCGATCCGCAGAGGGTCATGGCCGAAACCCTGCTTTCCATCCACCGGGCCGGCGCGGATATCATCATCACATACGGCGCTAAGGAAATGGCGAAAGTGTTGCAGGGATAG
- a CDS encoding Fis family transcriptional regulator, with product MAKKVLIVDDEASIRESLSGILSDEGFLPLAVDSAEKVFPLLGTEKIDLILLDIWMPGMDGMEALPLIKEQYPVLPVIMISGHGNIETAVQATKMGAFDFIEKPPSYDKIVLSIKNALLLSDLEEENRILRESAQKKSKLSGSSNAIIQVRQQLERVAPTDAWVLIRGEHGTGKELAAQMIHRLCKTSEKPMVEVNCAAIPEELIESELFGHEKGAFTGAVTSRRGKFDQADGGILFLDEIGDMSLKTQAKILRILQEQKFERVGGGKTITVNVRVLAATNKNLEEEIEKGNFRADLFWRLNVVPITMPPLRERLDDLSILVQELLVEFSRKGLGIKEFTADALELMACHQWPGNVRELRNFVERIAIMTPQSVITADIVAPMLPAHIARPKGDVPADGGENGSLPSGTLDASYKEAKRIFEKEYLLEKLRENDGNISQTAEQVGLERSHLHKKLKALGIEVKGEN from the coding sequence ATGGCAAAAAAAGTGCTGATCGTTGATGATGAAGCAAGCATCAGAGAGTCTTTATCCGGGATTTTGTCCGATGAAGGGTTCCTGCCCCTTGCCGTTGATTCGGCGGAAAAGGTGTTTCCCCTGCTGGGGACGGAAAAAATCGATTTGATTCTGCTTGATATCTGGATGCCCGGCATGGACGGCATGGAGGCCCTGCCGCTCATCAAGGAGCAGTACCCCGTTCTTCCAGTTATCATGATTTCCGGTCACGGAAACATAGAAACCGCGGTTCAGGCAACGAAGATGGGCGCCTTTGATTTTATTGAAAAGCCCCCGTCGTACGACAAGATCGTCCTTTCCATCAAAAACGCCCTGCTGCTTTCCGATCTTGAGGAAGAAAACCGTATCCTCAGGGAAAGCGCCCAGAAAAAATCAAAGCTTTCCGGCAGTTCCAATGCAATTATTCAGGTACGGCAGCAGCTTGAACGGGTGGCCCCCACCGATGCCTGGGTGCTTATTCGGGGAGAACACGGCACGGGCAAGGAATTGGCGGCACAGATGATCCACCGTTTATGCAAAACGTCGGAGAAGCCGATGGTCGAGGTGAATTGCGCCGCCATTCCCGAGGAGTTGATTGAAAGTGAACTTTTCGGCCATGAAAAGGGGGCGTTTACCGGTGCCGTCACCAGCAGAAGGGGAAAATTCGATCAGGCCGACGGCGGCATCCTTTTTCTCGATGAGATCGGCGACATGAGCCTGAAGACCCAGGCAAAGATTCTGCGCATCCTGCAGGAGCAGAAGTTTGAAAGAGTGGGCGGGGGCAAAACGATTACCGTCAATGTCCGGGTGCTTGCCGCCACCAATAAGAATCTGGAAGAGGAAATAGAGAAAGGGAATTTCCGGGCGGATCTATTCTGGCGGCTTAATGTCGTGCCCATCACCATGCCGCCGTTGCGGGAACGACTTGACGACCTGTCGATTCTGGTGCAGGAGTTGCTCGTCGAATTCTCCCGAAAGGGACTGGGCATCAAGGAGTTTACCGCTGATGCCCTTGAGTTGATGGCCTGCCACCAGTGGCCGGGAAATGTCCGCGAATTGCGTAATTTTGTCGAACGGATAGCCATCATGACGCCGCAGAGTGTGATAACCGCGGATATTGTCGCTCCGATGCTGCCTGCTCATATTGCCCGACCCAAGGGGGATGTGCCGGCGGATGGCGGGGAAAATGGTTCCCTTCCGTCCGGGACGCTGGATGCCTCTTACAAGGAGGCGAAAAGAATCTTTGAAAAAGAGTATCTGTTGGAAAAATTGCGGGAAAATGACGGCAATATTTCCCAGACCGCGGAACAAGTGGGGCTGGAAAGGAGTCATTTACACAAGAAGTTAAAAGCGCTGGGTATTGAAGTCAAAGGTGAAAATTGA
- a CDS encoding peptide ABC transporter permease produces MRFIDVFSYSASALFAVRLRNMLILLAMSIGVAAVIILTSLGEAARTYVVSNFSSLGTNLLIVLPGRSETTGAMPPLLGETPRDLTIDDAKALLNSRFISNMAPIVVGNAPVSRQQREREVAVLGTSASFLPIRRLTMFSGSFLPESDPTKGQSICVIGRSLAEELFGSQSAIGKIVRIGDSRFRVIGLLSSAGISIGVDLDDLAVIPVAAAQSLFNTESLFRIIVEARDRNLIAQAKNDILTIIRQRHDGEDDVTVITQDAVLSTFDRIFTALNLTVSGIAVISLLVAGILIMNVMLVSVSQRRQEIGLLKALGTPARQILLLFLTEAALLSLCGALLGTIFGLSANGALQHAFPDFVIAPPAWAVGFAVLTALCTGLLFAALPAGKAASLEPVTALSRH; encoded by the coding sequence ATGCGTTTCATCGATGTTTTTTCCTATTCCGCCTCCGCCCTTTTCGCCGTGCGACTGCGCAACATGCTCATACTGCTGGCCATGTCCATCGGCGTGGCCGCGGTGATCATCCTGACCTCCCTCGGCGAAGCTGCCCGTACCTATGTGGTGTCGAATTTTTCCAGTCTCGGCACAAATCTGCTCATCGTGCTGCCCGGCCGTTCGGAAACAACCGGTGCAATGCCGCCGCTGCTCGGCGAAACGCCGCGCGATCTCACCATCGATGACGCCAAGGCCCTGCTGAACAGCCGCTTTATCAGCAATATGGCGCCCATCGTCGTCGGCAATGCCCCGGTTTCCCGGCAGCAACGGGAACGGGAAGTCGCGGTGCTCGGCACCTCAGCCTCCTTTCTTCCCATTCGTCGACTCACCATGTTTTCCGGCAGTTTTCTGCCGGAAAGTGATCCAACCAAGGGGCAATCCATCTGCGTGATCGGACGAAGCCTGGCTGAAGAATTATTCGGCAGCCAATCCGCCATCGGCAAAATTGTCAGAATCGGCGACAGCCGCTTCCGGGTCATCGGCCTGCTCAGTTCCGCCGGCATCTCCATCGGTGTCGACCTTGACGATCTGGCGGTCATTCCAGTGGCCGCCGCCCAGTCCCTTTTCAACACCGAGTCCCTTTTCCGCATCATCGTCGAGGCCCGTGACCGGAACCTCATTGCCCAGGCAAAAAATGACATCCTCACCATCATCAGACAACGTCATGACGGGGAGGATGACGTCACGGTCATTACCCAGGATGCGGTGCTGTCCACCTTTGATCGGATTTTCACCGCCCTGAACCTCACCGTCAGCGGCATTGCCGTGATCAGCCTGCTGGTGGCCGGCATCCTTATCATGAATGTCATGCTGGTTTCCGTGTCGCAGCGCAGGCAGGAAATCGGACTGCTCAAGGCACTGGGCACACCTGCACGTCAGATTCTGCTTCTTTTTCTCACCGAGGCGGCGCTGCTTTCCCTTTGCGGCGCCCTGCTCGGGACAATTTTCGGACTGTCGGCCAACGGCGCGCTGCAGCATGCTTTCCCTGACTTTGTCATCGCTCCTCCTGCCTGGGCGGTGGGCTTCGCCGTCCTGACCGCGCTTTGCACCGGCTTGTTGTTCGCCGCTCTGCCGGCAGGCAAGGCCGCTTCCCTGGAACCGGTCACGGCCCTTTCCCGGCACTGA
- a CDS encoding cytochrome C biosynthesis protein, which yields MDEFLVTLNNVMQSGPWFALPATFLWGMTSVLLSPCHMASIPLLVAYVAGQHQVLPLRLAARYAIFFASGLFITIVAIGVICSLLGRMLGDVGPYWSIIVGIILLWVAWPLFGPPQCSTAGGRLRRFQLKGTAGAMILGLAYGFLSGVCTFGFIAPILGLITLRNEILYGIVMLIFFAAGHCFPLVLAGMFSAGMKQIVGSLAWRNALLVMRKIAGIIIVGLGFYFISMPFLP from the coding sequence ATGGATGAATTCCTCGTTACACTCAATAACGTCATGCAGTCAGGGCCTTGGTTTGCCTTGCCCGCAACCTTTCTGTGGGGAATGACAAGTGTTCTGCTCAGTCCCTGCCACATGGCTTCCATCCCCCTGCTCGTCGCCTATGTCGCCGGGCAGCATCAGGTGCTGCCCCTTCGTCTGGCCGCTCGATATGCGATTTTCTTTGCCTCCGGGCTTTTCATTACCATTGTCGCCATCGGCGTGATCTGTTCTCTGCTGGGAAGGATGCTGGGTGATGTGGGTCCCTATTGGTCGATTATTGTCGGCATTATTCTTCTCTGGGTCGCCTGGCCGCTTTTTGGCCCACCGCAATGCTCCACCGCCGGCGGCAGGCTTCGCCGTTTTCAACTGAAAGGAACGGCAGGCGCCATGATTCTCGGCCTTGCCTATGGTTTTCTTTCCGGGGTCTGCACCTTTGGTTTCATTGCCCCCATTTTAGGACTGATCACCCTGCGGAATGAGATACTGTACGGTATCGTCATGTTGATCTTTTTTGCCGCCGGTCATTGTTTTCCCCTCGTGCTGGCCGGCATGTTCAGTGCCGGAATGAAGCAGATAGTCGGCAGCCTGGCGTGGCGGAACGCCCTGCTCGTCATGCGGAAAATCGCCGGTATCATCATTGTTGGGCTGGGATTCTATTTTATTTCCATGCCGTTCCTGCCGTAA
- a CDS encoding pyruvate kinase, with amino-acid sequence MTSKTLATEDNNPTNNTTMRKTKIICTIGPRTSSFDMLKKLCDKGMNIARLNMSHGSHEWHRGVIRSIKRINKKFGGSIAIMLDTKGPEVRTGDVKRDIALAEGDILTLTVRRQAELEPHCVEVSYDGFVNEVSVDDIVLIDGGMLSLKVKEITRTDVRCECLDSGILTSRRHINIRGKSSDLPSITDKDWQDINFAIENNVDFIALSFIRKAATITELKLYLQEHKAPIDLLAKIESAEAIPHLDAIIGAADGIMIARGDLGAELPYEEVPLLQDEIIKKCRSAGKPVVVATHMLESMIVNPTPTRAEVTDITHAVQHGADAIMLSGETATGKYPFKAIEIMNAVACRIEQHMALDQTVRVQVSGKSKEEIARSAAILNNNLHAVGTLVITRRGLMAVLLSRCRPSAPIFAFTNTTHVRRRLGLYWGIHAFRLNFSNDPEVSIQRSLEQLLQRNIVKQGDRIIVLSDILAGGKFIETVQVRII; translated from the coding sequence ATGACATCAAAGACACTCGCAACCGAAGACAATAATCCGACAAACAACACAACCATGCGCAAAACAAAAATCATCTGCACCATCGGACCCAGGACCTCCTCCTTTGACATGCTGAAAAAGCTCTGCGACAAGGGCATGAATATCGCCCGGCTCAACATGTCCCACGGTTCACATGAATGGCATCGCGGTGTCATTCGGTCCATCAAGCGGATCAATAAAAAATTCGGCGGCTCCATTGCCATCATGCTTGACACGAAAGGTCCGGAGGTGCGCACCGGTGACGTAAAACGCGATATCGCCCTTGCGGAGGGAGACATACTGACCCTGACCGTCAGACGCCAGGCCGAACTTGAACCCCATTGCGTCGAGGTCAGCTATGATGGATTCGTCAACGAGGTATCGGTGGACGATATCGTCCTGATTGACGGCGGCATGCTCAGCCTGAAGGTAAAGGAAATAACCCGAACCGATGTCAGGTGCGAATGCCTGGACAGCGGCATCCTGACTTCGCGACGGCACATCAATATTCGCGGCAAGAGCTCGGATCTGCCCTCGATTACCGACAAAGACTGGCAGGACATCAATTTCGCCATTGAAAACAACGTCGACTTCATCGCCCTTTCCTTTATCCGCAAGGCCGCCACCATCACGGAATTGAAGCTCTACCTGCAGGAACACAAAGCGCCCATTGATCTGCTGGCCAAAATTGAAAGCGCCGAGGCCATTCCCCATCTAGATGCAATTATCGGCGCGGCGGACGGCATCATGATTGCCCGCGGCGACCTGGGCGCAGAGCTTCCCTATGAGGAGGTGCCGCTGCTGCAGGATGAAATAATCAAGAAATGCCGGTCCGCCGGCAAACCGGTGGTGGTTGCCACCCACATGCTCGAATCGATGATCGTCAACCCGACGCCGACCAGGGCGGAAGTGACCGACATTACCCACGCCGTGCAGCATGGTGCCGATGCCATCATGCTGTCCGGGGAGACGGCAACCGGGAAATATCCGTTCAAGGCCATTGAAATAATGAATGCCGTGGCATGCAGAATCGAACAGCACATGGCGCTTGACCAGACGGTCAGGGTACAGGTAAGCGGCAAATCCAAGGAGGAGATCGCCAGAAGCGCGGCCATTCTCAACAATAATCTTCACGCCGTGGGCACCCTGGTCATCACCAGGCGCGGACTGATGGCGGTACTGCTGTCCCGCTGTCGTCCCAGTGCGCCGATTTTCGCTTTCACCAACACCACCCACGTCCGCCGCAGGCTCGGCCTATACTGGGGAATCCATGCCTTTCGGCTCAATTTCTCAAATGATCCGGAGGTCTCCATCCAGCGCTCCCTGGAACAACTGCTGCAGCGGAACATCGTCAAACAGGGCGACCGGATCATTGTCCTTTCCGATATTCTGGCCGGCGGGAAATTCATTGAGACCGTGCAGGTGAGAATCATCTGA
- a CDS encoding AAA family ATPase, translating to MADDNLPHLPNQKELEKEIADYLSRKYGGQVKIVSASLFPNPEREGERKMKIPAKKPAFHFDLKPEELAAYLDEYVIRQDEAKAILATKICTHFNRIRHDRERATGGQTGRIKSNVLLIGPTGVGKTYLIKLIARHIGVPFVKGDATKFSETGYVGGDVDDLVRDLVREADGDIDRAQFGIIYVDEIDKIASSPYRIGADVSRSGVQRAFLKPMEETEVEMKVAHDPISQLEAMEHYRATGKREKRVVNTRNILFIMSGAFAGLEKNIKKRVQQQSIGFEKPVTSIKEDARLFRQVKAEDLIEFGFESEFVGRLPVIAVLDELSEDDLFEILINPNSPVVVAKKQDFASYKIHLQFEEEALRLIAARAVRERTGARGLVSVMEHLLLHFEKSLPSTEIRYLVVTPEIVVNPGHELTKLLRQEKTQQKHRSRYYELVADEFERIVRFIHGKQERLLQAYDMTSSEHRIEMIALRCQEEIRDPRDVCNEFIALVRHIRECAEHVSGEYGLPISFDDEAIDRIVAKEGWNDVGVIERCETIFRVFEYGLKLIRQKKNVDNLLITVKGVETPDIFINDLVTEIFRL from the coding sequence ATGGCTGACGACAACCTCCCCCACCTGCCCAACCAGAAAGAACTGGAAAAAGAAATCGCCGACTATCTGAGCCGCAAATACGGCGGACAGGTCAAAATCGTTTCCGCCAGTCTCTTTCCCAATCCTGAAAGGGAGGGGGAAAGGAAAATGAAAATTCCGGCAAAGAAGCCGGCGTTCCATTTCGACCTCAAGCCCGAGGAGCTGGCCGCTTATCTTGATGAATATGTGATCCGTCAGGATGAGGCCAAGGCCATTCTTGCCACCAAGATATGCACCCATTTCAACCGCATCCGTCATGACCGGGAAAGAGCAACGGGGGGGCAGACCGGTCGTATCAAAAGCAACGTGCTGCTCATCGGTCCCACCGGGGTCGGCAAGACTTACCTCATCAAGTTGATTGCCCGCCATATCGGCGTGCCCTTTGTCAAGGGTGACGCGACAAAGTTCAGCGAAACCGGCTATGTGGGTGGAGATGTCGATGATCTGGTCCGTGATCTGGTTCGCGAGGCGGACGGCGACATCGACAGGGCCCAATTCGGTATTATTTACGTGGATGAAATTGATAAAATCGCCTCATCTCCCTACCGCATCGGGGCGGACGTCTCTCGTTCCGGGGTGCAGCGGGCTTTTCTGAAGCCCATGGAGGAAACCGAGGTGGAAATGAAGGTCGCCCATGACCCCATTTCTCAGCTCGAAGCCATGGAGCATTACCGCGCCACCGGCAAACGGGAAAAAAGGGTGGTCAATACCCGCAATATCCTCTTTATCATGAGTGGCGCATTTGCCGGGCTGGAAAAGAATATTAAAAAAAGGGTGCAGCAGCAGTCCATCGGTTTTGAAAAACCGGTAACATCCATCAAGGAAGATGCGCGGCTTTTCCGGCAGGTGAAGGCGGAAGACCTCATTGAATTCGGTTTCGAGAGCGAGTTTGTCGGCAGGTTGCCGGTCATTGCCGTGCTTGATGAGTTGAGCGAGGATGATCTGTTCGAGATCCTCATCAACCCCAACAGTCCGGTCGTGGTGGCGAAAAAGCAGGATTTCGCCTCCTATAAAATTCATCTGCAGTTCGAGGAGGAAGCGCTTCGTCTGATTGCGGCGCGGGCGGTGCGGGAACGGACCGGCGCCCGGGGGCTTGTCAGCGTCATGGAACATCTTCTTCTCCATTTTGAAAAAAGTCTGCCTTCAACCGAGATACGTTATCTTGTCGTTACCCCGGAAATTGTGGTGAACCCCGGCCATGAACTGACGAAATTGCTGCGGCAGGAAAAAACGCAGCAGAAGCACCGTTCGCGTTACTATGAGCTGGTTGCCGATGAGTTTGAGCGGATTGTCCGCTTTATCCATGGGAAACAGGAGAGGCTGCTTCAGGCGTATGATATGACGTCGTCTGAGCATCGCATAGAGATGATAGCCCTTCGCTGTCAGGAGGAGATCCGTGATCCCCGGGATGTGTGCAATGAGTTTATCGCCCTTGTCCGTCATATTCGGGAATGCGCCGAACATGTCTCAGGTGAATACGGCCTGCCCATTTCATTTGACGATGAAGCGATCGACCGGATTGTGGCAAAAGAAGGGTGGAACGATGTCGGGGTGATTGAGCGCTGCGAAACGATCTTTCGCGTCTTTGAATACGGCTTGAAACTGATCCGTCAGAAAAAAAATGTGGATAATCTGCTGATAACGGTTAAAGGGGTTGAAACACCTGATATTTTTATCAACGATCTGGTGACCGAGATTTTTCGGCTGTAA
- a CDS encoding peptide ABC transporter permease, with protein sequence MRSSDILKFSAKAIAGHRLRSFLTTLGIAIGIGSVILLTSIGEGVQQFMVKEFTQFGTNLVAIVPGRTTTMGMSGAVVSNVRPLSLEDERALQNIPQITATVPVVQGNGEVEARRKQRRTTILGVGPFAPLVWQFNVAVGTFLPPDDPRAARAFVVLGSKVKAELFGQANPLGQIVRIGGFRYRVTGVMESKGQILGFDLDDAVYIPAARALELFNRNSLMEIDVLYDNDASAAKIAERVKKTIIDRHGSEDFTITTQDQMLDVLGDVLDKLTLAVAALGGISLLVGGVGIMTIMTIAVRDRTGEIGLLRALGATRSKVLRLFLMEAVFLSAAGGTAGLVLGGGGARLLHFAVPALPTQISLLYVVLSMTLAVAIGLLAGVLPAFQAADMDPQEALRAE encoded by the coding sequence ATGCGATCATCGGATATCCTGAAATTCTCCGCAAAAGCCATTGCCGGCCACAGGTTGCGCAGCTTTCTCACCACCCTGGGCATTGCCATCGGCATAGGTTCGGTGATTCTGCTCACCTCCATCGGCGAGGGTGTGCAGCAGTTTATGGTAAAGGAGTTTACCCAGTTCGGCACCAACCTGGTGGCCATCGTGCCGGGCCGCACGACAACCATGGGAATGTCGGGCGCGGTGGTCAGTAATGTCCGCCCCCTCAGCCTTGAAGACGAACGGGCATTGCAAAACATCCCGCAGATAACGGCCACGGTTCCGGTGGTCCAGGGAAACGGCGAAGTCGAGGCACGGCGCAAACAGCGACGCACCACCATTCTCGGTGTCGGCCCCTTTGCCCCGCTGGTCTGGCAGTTCAACGTAGCGGTGGGCACGTTCCTGCCGCCCGATGATCCACGGGCGGCAAGGGCTTTTGTCGTTCTGGGCAGCAAGGTGAAGGCCGAACTGTTCGGCCAGGCCAATCCCCTTGGTCAAATCGTCCGCATCGGTGGATTCCGTTACCGGGTCACCGGTGTCATGGAGTCAAAGGGGCAGATCCTCGGCTTTGACCTTGACGACGCGGTTTATATCCCCGCAGCCCGGGCCCTTGAATTGTTCAACCGCAACAGCCTGATGGAAATCGATGTTCTTTACGACAACGATGCTTCGGCCGCAAAGATTGCCGAACGGGTGAAAAAAACCATCATCGACCGGCACGGCAGCGAGGATTTCACCATCACAACCCAGGATCAGATGCTCGACGTCCTGGGCGATGTGCTGGACAAACTGACGCTGGCCGTGGCCGCGCTCGGTGGAATTTCTCTGCTGGTGGGAGGGGTGGGAATCATGACCATCATGACCATCGCCGTGCGGGATCGAACCGGCGAAATAGGATTACTGCGGGCGCTGGGTGCGACCCGCAGTAAGGTACTGCGCTTGTTTCTCATGGAGGCTGTTTTTCTTTCAGCGGCCGGGGGAACGGCGGGACTTGTGCTCGGCGGGGGAGGAGCCCGTCTTCTACATTTTGCCGTTCCGGCATTACCGACCCAAATTAGTCTTCTCTATGTCGTCCTTTCCATGACCCTGGCGGTGGCCATCGGTCTTCTTGCCGGTGTCCTGCCTGCTTTCCAGGCCGCAGACATGGACCCGCAAGAAGCGCTGCGGGCCGAATAG